In Paracoccus fistulariae, a single window of DNA contains:
- a CDS encoding TetR/AcrR family transcriptional regulator produces MNEMPAKLKARAERKTAKRDAKKRQIAASAIEALKELGYANTSLRDIADRCDLSLGMLHYYFEDRSELIIYCVQIYKHEFVRKIASALEQTTGRDQVIDAFAEVLVASIIDDDMAHRLWYDIRSQAMFDETFRPVVDELEAMLIAIMATAMRQAGNADPAQVELKYAMLDGLFRFFMQDGIGQTDHSRDQLLSAFHAQLATIFG; encoded by the coding sequence ATGAACGAAATGCCCGCCAAACTGAAAGCACGCGCCGAGCGGAAGACCGCGAAACGCGACGCGAAGAAGCGCCAGATCGCAGCGAGCGCGATCGAAGCGCTGAAAGAGCTTGGCTATGCGAATACGTCGCTGCGCGACATCGCCGACAGATGCGATCTTTCGCTTGGGATGCTGCACTATTATTTCGAAGACCGGTCGGAACTGATCATTTACTGCGTCCAGATCTACAAGCACGAATTCGTGCGGAAGATCGCCTCCGCGCTGGAACAGACGACAGGCCGGGATCAGGTGATCGATGCGTTTGCCGAGGTGCTGGTCGCCTCGATCATCGATGACGATATGGCGCATCGGCTGTGGTATGACATCCGCAGCCAGGCCATGTTCGACGAAACCTTCCGCCCCGTCGTCGATGAGCTTGAAGCGATGCTGATCGCCATCATGGCCACCGCGATGAGGCAGGCGGGCAATGCCGATCCGGCGCAGGTCGAGCTGAAATACGCAATGCTGGACGGCCTGTTCCGGTTCTTCATGCAAGACGGGATCGGCCAGACCGATCACAGCCGCGACCAGCTTCTGTCAGCCTTTCACGCACAGCTGGCCACCATCTTCGGCTGA
- a CDS encoding ABC transporter substrate-binding protein, which translates to MSIRNALLGASALTAFGLAAQAEDITIATVNNGDMIIMQELSSTWEEATGNKINWVILEENVLRERVTTDIATQGGQYDIMTIGSYEAPIWGKQGWLTPLDGIEGYDYDDLIPAVRAGLSSDGTLFALPFYAESSFTMYRKDLFEAAGLTMPEQPSYAQIAEFAAKLTDKGKEQYGICLRGKPGWGENMAFFGTLVNSNGGIWFDENWTPQLDQQPWSDALNYYLDVMTNYGPPGATSNGFNENQALFQTGKCAIWIDATSAAGRVFDPNQSQVADSVGFTVAPVASVDKGNAWFWAWSLAIPASSKKVDVAKDFVAWATSQDYVTLVGEQKGWVAVPPGTRQSTYENQNYVDAAPFAATVLSAIENANPDDATAVPVPYSGIQYVSIPEFQGIGTSVGQNISAALAGQMSAEDALAAAQSTAAREMARAGYPK; encoded by the coding sequence ATGTCTATCAGAAATGCGCTGCTTGGCGCGTCTGCTTTGACCGCGTTCGGTCTGGCGGCGCAGGCCGAGGATATTACCATCGCCACGGTGAACAACGGCGATATGATCATCATGCAAGAGTTGTCCTCGACCTGGGAAGAGGCGACCGGCAACAAGATCAACTGGGTCATCCTTGAAGAAAACGTCCTGCGAGAGCGGGTGACCACCGATATCGCGACGCAGGGTGGCCAATATGACATCATGACCATCGGCTCTTACGAGGCGCCGATCTGGGGCAAGCAGGGTTGGCTGACGCCTTTGGACGGGATCGAGGGCTATGACTATGACGATCTGATCCCGGCGGTCAGGGCGGGCCTGTCCAGCGACGGCACGCTGTTTGCGCTGCCTTTCTATGCCGAAAGCTCGTTCACCATGTACCGCAAGGATCTGTTCGAGGCGGCGGGCCTGACCATGCCGGAACAGCCCAGCTATGCGCAGATCGCGGAATTCGCGGCCAAGCTGACCGACAAAGGCAAGGAACAATATGGCATCTGCCTGCGCGGCAAACCCGGCTGGGGCGAAAACATGGCCTTCTTCGGCACGCTGGTGAACAGCAATGGCGGGATCTGGTTCGACGAGAACTGGACGCCGCAGCTGGATCAGCAGCCCTGGTCCGATGCGCTGAACTATTATCTGGACGTGATGACCAATTACGGACCGCCCGGCGCGACCTCGAACGGGTTCAACGAGAATCAGGCGCTGTTCCAGACCGGCAAATGCGCGATCTGGATCGACGCGACCTCGGCGGCGGGGCGCGTCTTTGACCCGAACCAGTCGCAGGTCGCCGACAGCGTCGGCTTTACCGTCGCGCCGGTTGCCTCGGTCGACAAGGGGAATGCCTGGTTCTGGGCCTGGTCGCTGGCCATCCCGGCCAGTTCGAAAAAGGTCGATGTGGCCAAGGATTTCGTGGCCTGGGCAACCAGTCAGGACTACGTGACTTTGGTGGGTGAGCAGAAAGGCTGGGTCGCGGTTCCGCCCGGAACGCGCCAGTCCACCTATGAGAACCAGAATTACGTCGATGCCGCCCCCTTTGCCGCCACGGTGCTGAGCGCGATCGAGAATGCCAATCCCGATGACGCGACGGCGGTGCCGGTGCCTTATTCCGGCATCCAATATGTCTCGATCCCCGAATTCCAGGGCATCGGGACCAGCGTCGGGCAGAATATCTCGGCCGCGCTGGCGGGCCAGATGTCGGCGGAAGACGCGCTGGCAGCGGCGCAGTCCACCGCCGCACGGGAAATGGCCCGCGCAGGCTATCCGAAGTAA
- a CDS encoding L-iditol 2-dehydrogenase: MKRLDGKSALITGAAQGIGKGFAKAYLREGATVAIADINLDAAQATAAEIGGAAYAVELDVSRQDSIDAAIATVVDRAGKLDILINNAALFDAAETVDITRDSYDRLYAVNVAGTLFTMQAAARQMIAQGHGGKIINMASQAGRRGEPLVLVYCSTKAAVISMTQSAGLNLIRHGINVNAIAPGVVDGAHWQHVDAMFARLEGKEPGQKKAEVEAGVPAGRFATPDDLTGMAVFLASDEANYIVSQCYNVDGGQWMS, from the coding sequence ATGAAACGCCTTGACGGAAAATCCGCGCTGATCACCGGTGCCGCGCAAGGGATCGGCAAGGGCTTTGCCAAGGCCTATCTTCGTGAAGGCGCGACGGTGGCCATTGCAGATATCAATCTGGACGCGGCACAGGCGACCGCGGCAGAGATCGGTGGCGCCGCCTATGCGGTCGAACTGGATGTCAGCCGACAGGACAGCATCGACGCGGCCATCGCCACGGTGGTGGATCGCGCGGGCAAGCTGGATATCCTGATCAACAATGCCGCCCTGTTCGACGCGGCGGAGACCGTCGATATCACGCGCGACAGCTATGACAGGCTATATGCGGTGAATGTCGCGGGCACGCTGTTCACCATGCAGGCGGCAGCGCGCCAGATGATCGCGCAGGGCCATGGCGGCAAGATCATCAACATGGCCAGTCAGGCCGGCAGGCGGGGTGAACCGCTGGTGCTGGTCTATTGCTCGACCAAGGCGGCGGTGATCAGCATGACCCAATCGGCCGGGCTGAACCTGATCCGGCATGGCATCAATGTGAACGCCATCGCGCCGGGCGTGGTCGATGGCGCACATTGGCAACATGTCGATGCCATGTTCGCGCGGCTGGAGGGCAAGGAACCCGGCCAGAAAAAAGCCGAAGTCGAAGCAGGCGTGCCCGCTGGCCGCTTTGCCACACCGGACGATCTGACCGGGATGGCGGTGTTTCTGGCCTCGGACGAGGCGAATTACATCGTCTCGCAATGCTATAATGTCGATGGCGGCCAATGGATGAGCTGA
- a CDS encoding zinc-dependent alcohol dehydrogenase family protein, whose translation MKAISYPSKGHVTLTDLPEPQPAAHEVLIEVRSSGICHTDIDVMHARYGSGAFPVVPGHEYAGVVTAVGDKVSGFAPGDRVVVDPNLSCGTCRPCQRGQRNLCVLLGAYGVSQNGGFAEFSAVDARNLHRIGDLPFDQAALAEPMGCVLNGITALAPNPQDEALVIGAGPIGLLLAIALRTRGLTRIALADIDPARLDLARSFGFDAVESGSTAMAAMRRGMDICIDATGRIDVAAQMTDYVADGGSLLFFGVCPPDAKIQISPFEIFRRQLRLQGTHSLNRNIPQALEAIRSFGPGIAGLISHQLSLAEVAEVLGSHAPAGSLKIQARLG comes from the coding sequence ATGAAGGCGATTTCTTATCCGTCCAAAGGCCATGTGACGCTGACCGACCTGCCGGAACCTCAGCCCGCCGCGCATGAGGTGCTGATAGAGGTGCGTTCCAGCGGCATCTGTCACACCGATATCGACGTCATGCATGCGCGCTATGGCAGCGGCGCCTTTCCGGTCGTGCCGGGGCATGAATATGCGGGCGTGGTCACGGCGGTCGGCGACAAGGTATCGGGCTTTGCGCCCGGCGATCGGGTGGTGGTCGATCCGAACCTGTCCTGCGGAACCTGCCGACCCTGTCAGCGGGGGCAGCGCAACCTTTGTGTCCTGCTGGGCGCCTATGGCGTGTCGCAAAATGGCGGCTTTGCCGAGTTCAGCGCGGTCGATGCGCGGAACCTGCACCGGATCGGCGATCTTCCCTTCGATCAGGCCGCCCTGGCCGAGCCGATGGGCTGTGTGCTGAACGGCATCACCGCGCTGGCACCCAACCCGCAGGATGAGGCGCTTGTGATCGGTGCCGGGCCCATCGGCCTTCTGCTGGCGATTGCGCTGCGGACGCGCGGTCTGACGCGGATCGCGCTGGCCGATATCGATCCCGCGCGGCTGGATCTGGCGCGGTCCTTTGGCTTCGACGCGGTGGAAAGCGGCAGCACCGCGATGGCGGCGATGCGGCGGGGAATGGATATCTGCATCGACGCCACGGGGCGCATAGATGTGGCCGCCCAAATGACCGATTACGTGGCGGATGGCGGCAGCCTTCTGTTCTTCGGCGTCTGCCCCCCGGATGCGAAAATCCAGATCAGCCCGTTCGAGATCTTCCGGCGTCAATTGCGCCTGCAGGGCACCCATTCGCTGAACCGCAATATTCCGCAGGCGCTGGAGGCGATCCGCAGTTTCGGGCCGGGCATTGCCGGGCTGATCTCTCATCAATTGAGCCTGGCCGAGGTGGCAGAGGTGCTGGGAAGCCATGCCCCTGCGGGAAGCCTGAAAATACAGGCGCGGCTGGGCTGA
- a CDS encoding LacI family DNA-binding transcriptional regulator, whose amino-acid sequence MTLGSNKAKEKTDGIRTMEDFAAHVGLSRPTVSKYFNDPASVREKTRKRIEKAITDSGFRPNLFAVNLKRQRTKILGVIIPNAIDPFYMELTRRIEEIATDAGYFAIVLSSNGRPDLEAEAIERFESMNVAGAIVAPLGQSRGQSKLDSLASRVPLIYVDAPGQEGMPYIGTDNSQSMGLIVDYLCRSGTPPCFLGMPEVNLNARQRRRAYEEAMDRAGQEPRVLPSDPVDSWDFEAVAHRQMAKALAAGLPYSTLLCANDRLAFGALLAAWEAGIKVGRDPGSRLRIAGHDDHPLARYACPPLTTVAQDYAEIARLATNRLLVMLDDKAPATTAEATSDAILLKASIMLRASA is encoded by the coding sequence GTGACATTGGGTTCGAATAAGGCAAAGGAAAAGACAGACGGCATCCGCACCATGGAGGATTTCGCGGCCCATGTCGGGCTTTCGCGCCCGACAGTGTCGAAATACTTCAACGATCCCGCATCGGTTCGCGAAAAGACCCGCAAGCGGATCGAGAAGGCGATCACGGATTCCGGCTTTCGGCCCAATCTTTTCGCGGTCAATCTGAAACGCCAGCGCACCAAGATCCTTGGCGTTATCATCCCGAACGCCATCGACCCATTCTATATGGAATTGACCCGCCGGATCGAGGAAATCGCCACCGATGCCGGATATTTCGCCATCGTCCTCAGTTCGAACGGTCGCCCGGATCTTGAGGCCGAGGCGATTGAACGCTTTGAATCCATGAATGTCGCCGGCGCGATTGTCGCGCCTCTGGGCCAGTCGCGGGGGCAGTCCAAGCTGGATTCGCTGGCCAGCCGCGTTCCGCTGATCTACGTCGACGCCCCGGGGCAGGAGGGGATGCCCTATATCGGGACCGATAACAGCCAGAGCATGGGTCTGATCGTCGATTACCTCTGCCGTTCGGGGACGCCGCCCTGCTTTCTGGGGATGCCAGAGGTCAATCTGAACGCGCGTCAGCGGCGCAGGGCCTATGAAGAGGCGATGGACAGGGCGGGGCAGGAACCGCGCGTGCTGCCATCGGATCCCGTCGACAGCTGGGATTTCGAAGCTGTGGCCCATCGGCAGATGGCAAAGGCGCTGGCGGCGGGTCTGCCCTATTCCACGCTGCTCTGCGCCAATGACCGTCTGGCATTCGGCGCGCTGCTGGCCGCGTGGGAGGCCGGGATCAAGGTCGGTCGCGATCCCGGCAGCCGCCTGCGGATCGCGGGCCATGACGACCATCCGCTGGCGCGATATGCCTGTCCGCCCCTGACCACCGTGGCGCAGGATTACGCCGAAATTGCCCGGCTTGCCACCAACCGGCTGCTGGTGATGCTGGACGACAAGGCCCCGGCCACCACGGCCGAGGCGACCTCTGACGCGATATTGCTAAAAGCCAGCATCATGCTGCGCGCCTCGGCCTGA
- a CDS encoding D-tagatose-bisphosphate aldolase, class II, non-catalytic subunit, which translates to MHKVLTIGEVLVEIVAATTGDGFQDAQPLVGPFPSGAPAIFIDQLGKLGTPAAIVSRVGDDDFGRLNIDRLSADGVDVSGIEIAPGESTGSAFVRYRDDGSRSFVYNIRNSACGNLRPTAASEALIDGCDHLHVMGTALSAPGLGQMVMQAARRIKAQGGTISFDPNLRPEILDAPGLREALEDMLEMTDLFMPSGDELFLFDKTRDEAAAVAALLARGIRTVVLKRGADGASLFEAAGRVDAAPLRVHEVDPTGAGDSFGGAFLSFWLADAAPEQALRYANAAGARAVTRLGPMEGTSTRAELDAMLAGQAGDATNANSLKDIAAWRDRPGPSGIPSICTAHPLAIEAAMRATLPTPLPLLIEATCNQVNQEGGYTGMTPADFRRFVEDIADRVGFPTERLILGGDHLGPNPWKDLPADQAMDKAEVMIRAYAAAGFTKLHLDCSMGAAGEPVALDDAETARRAARLAQAAEEARPETGIPPVYIIGTEVPIPGGAMEEIEGLELTAPDAARTTVAVHKDAFAARGLEDAFDRVIGLVVQPGVEFGNHNVVGYDPVAATGLSAALSDMPGLVYEAHSTDYQTREALTALVNDGFSILKVGPGLTFVLREALYGLDDIAEELFPGQRDHTLRATMEQVMLANPRNWDRYYHGSDAERALQRHFSYSDRIRYYWPDPQAAQAVAELFDLLGERDLPETLIGQYLGGLYPDVRAGRLAPRANALALAAVQRLTQDYVSACGGA; encoded by the coding sequence ATGCACAAGGTTCTGACAATCGGCGAGGTTCTGGTCGAAATCGTGGCTGCGACCACGGGCGACGGTTTCCAAGACGCGCAGCCGCTGGTCGGCCCGTTCCCCTCGGGCGCGCCTGCGATCTTCATTGACCAGTTGGGCAAGCTGGGCACGCCTGCGGCCATTGTCTCTCGCGTGGGGGACGATGATTTCGGGCGGCTGAATATCGACCGTCTGAGCGCCGACGGGGTGGATGTCTCGGGGATCGAGATTGCGCCGGGGGAAAGCACCGGCAGCGCCTTTGTGCGCTATCGCGACGATGGCAGCCGGTCCTTTGTCTATAATATCCGCAACAGCGCCTGCGGCAATCTGCGCCCGACGGCGGCGTCCGAGGCGCTGATCGACGGCTGCGACCATCTGCATGTCATGGGCACCGCGCTGTCGGCGCCGGGTCTGGGGCAGATGGTCATGCAGGCGGCGCGGCGGATCAAGGCGCAGGGCGGCACGATCTCTTTCGATCCGAACCTGCGTCCCGAAATCCTGGATGCGCCCGGCCTGCGCGAGGCGCTGGAAGACATGCTGGAGATGACCGATCTTTTCATGCCCTCGGGCGATGAACTGTTCCTGTTCGACAAGACGCGCGACGAAGCCGCCGCGGTCGCTGCGCTGCTGGCGCGGGGCATTCGCACCGTTGTGCTGAAGCGTGGCGCGGACGGGGCCAGCCTGTTCGAGGCCGCGGGCCGCGTCGATGCCGCGCCGCTTCGCGTGCATGAGGTTGACCCCACCGGCGCGGGCGACAGTTTCGGCGGCGCCTTTCTCAGCTTCTGGCTGGCGGATGCCGCACCTGAACAGGCGCTGCGCTATGCCAATGCTGCCGGTGCCCGGGCTGTCACCAGACTGGGCCCGATGGAGGGCACCTCGACCCGCGCGGAACTGGACGCGATGCTGGCAGGGCAGGCGGGTGACGCCACGAACGCCAACAGCCTGAAGGATATCGCGGCATGGCGCGATCGGCCCGGACCTTCGGGGATCCCCTCGATCTGCACGGCGCATCCGCTGGCGATCGAGGCCGCGATGCGGGCGACGCTGCCCACGCCCTTGCCCCTGCTGATCGAGGCGACCTGCAATCAGGTCAATCAAGAGGGCGGCTATACCGGCATGACACCCGCCGATTTCCGCCGCTTTGTCGAGGATATCGCGGACCGGGTCGGTTTCCCGACCGAGCGCCTGATCCTGGGCGGCGACCATCTGGGACCGAACCCGTGGAAGGATCTGCCCGCCGATCAGGCCATGGACAAGGCCGAGGTGATGATCCGCGCCTATGCCGCTGCCGGCTTCACCAAGCTGCATCTGGACTGCTCGATGGGCGCCGCCGGAGAGCCGGTGGCCCTTGACGATGCCGAAACGGCCCGGCGTGCCGCCCGGCTGGCGCAGGCCGCCGAAGAGGCGCGCCCGGAAACCGGCATTCCTCCGGTCTATATCATCGGCACCGAGGTTCCGATTCCGGGCGGCGCGATGGAGGAAATCGAGGGTCTGGAACTGACCGCGCCCGATGCCGCGCGGACGACCGTGGCGGTGCATAAGGACGCCTTTGCCGCCCGTGGGCTGGAGGATGCCTTTGATCGCGTGATCGGGCTGGTGGTGCAGCCGGGCGTCGAATTCGGCAATCATAATGTCGTCGGCTACGATCCGGTCGCCGCAACGGGCCTCAGCGCCGCGCTGTCGGATATGCCCGGTCTGGTCTATGAGGCGCATTCCACCGATTACCAGACGCGCGAGGCCCTGACGGCGCTGGTCAATGACGGTTTTTCGATCCTCAAGGTCGGCCCCGGCCTGACCTTCGTTCTGCGAGAGGCGCTGTACGGTCTGGACGATATTGCCGAGGAACTGTTCCCCGGCCAGCGCGACCACACCCTGCGCGCCACGATGGAACAGGTCATGCTGGCCAATCCCAGGAATTGGGATCGCTATTACCACGGCAGCGATGCGGAACGTGCGCTGCAACGGCACTTCTCTTACAGCGACCGGATCCGTTATTATTGGCCCGATCCTCAGGCCGCGCAGGCGGTGGCGGAACTGTTCGACCTGCTGGGCGAGCGCGATCTGCCAGAGACGCTGATCGGGCAATATCTTGGCGGTCTTTATCCCGATGTGCGGGCAGGCAGGTTGGCGCCGCGCGCGAATGCACTTGCCCTTGCGGCGGTCCAGCGGCTAACGCAGGACTACGTTTCGGCCTGTGGCGGGGCCTGA
- a CDS encoding ABC transporter permease: MTQTTDPAATARGQQLRALMLQYGGILMALVALCVIFTLMNGRFMTVANLTNILQQVAVVAIAAFGMTWVILLGEIDLSIGSIIAVAGMAGAQALAMGVGFVPALLFTLAAGAVMGGINGVLTAKLMLPSFIVTVATMGIYRGVVSLPTNGAPAMISDPSWIAIGSGSFLGLPIIIWIVLVLFLFNHILLSRTTFGRRTYLTGGNREAALYSGIKVDRLKIAIFTLSGVMAAIAGILLSSRLYSAQTNAGMSYELDAIAAAVLGGTSLAGGVGTMIGTLIGALIIGVMNNGMNMLSVPYFYQLIVKGLVILIAVWLDVRAKKRRA, from the coding sequence ATGACACAGACGACCGATCCTGCCGCGACCGCGCGGGGCCAGCAACTTCGCGCCCTGATGCTGCAATATGGCGGCATCCTCATGGCGCTGGTGGCGCTTTGCGTGATCTTCACGCTGATGAATGGCCGCTTCATGACGGTGGCCAACCTGACCAATATCCTGCAGCAGGTCGCCGTCGTGGCCATCGCGGCCTTCGGCATGACCTGGGTGATCCTGCTGGGAGAGATTGACCTCTCCATCGGCTCGATCATCGCGGTGGCGGGCATGGCCGGGGCGCAGGCGCTGGCGATGGGCGTGGGCTTTGTCCCGGCGCTGCTGTTCACGCTGGCGGCAGGGGCGGTCATGGGGGGCATCAACGGCGTGCTGACGGCCAAGCTGATGCTGCCATCCTTCATCGTGACCGTGGCGACAATGGGCATCTATCGCGGCGTTGTCAGTCTGCCCACCAATGGCGCGCCCGCGATGATCTCGGACCCGTCCTGGATCGCCATCGGCTCGGGCAGCTTTCTGGGCCTGCCGATCATCATCTGGATCGTGCTGGTGCTGTTTCTGTTCAACCATATCCTGCTGTCGCGCACGACCTTCGGGCGGCGCACCTATCTGACCGGCGGCAATCGCGAGGCGGCGCTTTATTCCGGGATCAAGGTGGACCGGCTGAAAATCGCCATCTTCACCCTGTCGGGGGTCATGGCGGCCATTGCCGGGATCCTGCTGTCCTCGCGCCTGTACTCGGCGCAGACCAATGCCGGGATGAGCTATGAACTGGACGCCATCGCGGCGGCCGTTCTGGGGGGCACCAGCCTTGCGGGCGGGGTGGGGACCATGATCGGCACATTGATCGGCGCGCTGATCATCGGCGTGATGAATAACGGCATGAACATGCTGTCTGTCCCCTATTTCTATCAGCTGATCGTCAAGGGTCTGGTGATCCTGATCGCGGTCTGGCTGGATGTCCGTGCCAAGAAGCGGAGAGCGTGA
- a CDS encoding sugar ABC transporter ATP-binding protein: MTDAPDIVLSMSDVKKHFGPVVALRNMRLQIRPGRVHTILGENGAGKSTLMKILVGVYQPTDGRMELAGQPYSPQSPTEAAQRGLAIVFQELSLCNNLSVAENIMATHEPARFGFINDRKLRQMAAELVADLGLPVNVDAKVGDLSIAQRQLVEIAKGLSHPAKVLILDEPTSSLSDSEADILFSIIERLKARGTAIIYISHRMEEIMRLSDDITVIRDGEYVATRDRNDTTIEELIALMVGRRMDEIYPPALAPGQTRGTTPALEVRKLTRADEFADISFQVMPGEILGFFGLVGSGRSEVMNAIFGMRAATGEIWLGGKPVQFRSPVEAIRAGIGFVTENRKEEGLVLGAALQPNISSASIPAFAGRSGFLNFGAERQAAAAEVQRLAIRTNSLQTLAGTLSGGNQQKVVLAKWLLTRPGVLILDEPTRGVDVGAKFEIYRIIRQLASEGTAIIMVSSELPEVLGLADRVAIMAEGRIKATLSGDELTPEHVMAYATGTSK; encoded by the coding sequence ATGACTGACGCGCCTGACATCGTTCTGTCGATGTCCGATGTGAAGAAGCATTTCGGTCCGGTCGTGGCGCTGAGGAACATGCGGCTGCAGATCCGTCCGGGCCGCGTTCACACGATCCTGGGCGAAAATGGCGCCGGAAAATCGACGCTGATGAAGATCCTTGTGGGGGTCTATCAGCCGACCGATGGCCGGATGGAACTGGCGGGTCAGCCCTACAGCCCGCAAAGCCCGACCGAGGCCGCGCAGCGCGGGCTGGCGATCGTGTTTCAGGAACTGAGCCTGTGCAACAATCTCAGCGTGGCCGAAAATATCATGGCCACCCACGAACCCGCGCGCTTCGGCTTTATCAACGACCGCAAGCTGCGGCAGATGGCGGCAGAGCTGGTGGCGGATCTGGGCCTGCCGGTGAATGTCGATGCCAAAGTGGGCGATCTGTCGATTGCCCAACGTCAGCTGGTCGAGATCGCCAAGGGCCTGTCCCATCCGGCCAAGGTGCTGATCCTGGATGAGCCGACCTCTTCGCTGTCGGATTCCGAGGCCGATATCCTGTTTTCCATCATCGAGCGTCTGAAGGCGCGGGGCACCGCGATCATCTATATTTCGCATCGGATGGAGGAAATCATGCGCCTGTCGGATGACATTACGGTCATTCGGGACGGCGAATATGTCGCGACGCGGGACCGCAACGACACCACCATCGAAGAGCTGATCGCCCTGATGGTCGGCCGCCGGATGGACGAGATCTACCCGCCCGCGCTGGCACCCGGCCAGACGCGCGGCACCACACCCGCGCTGGAGGTCCGCAAGCTGACACGCGCGGATGAGTTTGCGGATATCTCGTTTCAGGTCATGCCCGGAGAGATCCTTGGATTTTTCGGGCTGGTCGGGTCGGGACGGTCCGAGGTGATGAATGCCATCTTCGGCATGCGCGCCGCCACGGGCGAGATATGGCTTGGCGGCAAACCCGTCCAGTTCCGCAGCCCCGTCGAGGCCATCCGGGCCGGGATCGGGTTCGTGACCGAGAACCGCAAGGAAGAAGGTCTGGTCCTGGGCGCGGCCCTGCAGCCCAATATTTCATCCGCGTCCATTCCCGCATTTGCCGGGCGGTCGGGCTTTCTGAATTTCGGGGCCGAGCGTCAGGCTGCGGCGGCCGAGGTGCAGCGGCTGGCGATCCGCACCAATTCGCTGCAGACGCTGGCGGGCACGCTGTCGGGCGGCAATCAGCAAAAGGTGGTGCTGGCCAAATGGCTGCTGACGCGGCCCGGGGTTCTGATCCTGGACGAACCCACCCGCGGCGTCGATGTGGGCGCCAAGTTTGAAATCTATCGCATCATCCGGCAACTGGCTTCGGAAGGCACGGCGATCATCATGGTCTCATCCGAACTGCCCGAGGTTCTGGGTCTGGCGGATCGCGTGGCCATCATGGCCGAAGGACGGATCAAAGCCACCCTGTCGGGGGATGAACTCACGCCGGAACATGTCATGGCCTATGCTACGGGAACTTCCAAATGA
- a CDS encoding substrate-binding domain-containing protein yields the protein MSLKKALSALLTTVALGTGSAAFADGIGASLLTQQHPFYIELADAMKAEAEVKGVPLEISIANQDLNKQLADVEDFIVKGVDVIVISPVDSQGALAAIAKAEAAGIKVITVDIPIANGQVTSHIGTDNYTGGVKAAELMGKVLEGKGKVAIIDYPTVQSVVARIDGFKKGLEEFPGIEIVAQQTGITRAEALAVSQNMLQANPDITGIFGFGDDAALAAAVAVKSAGLQDQVKVIGFDGMEEARNAVDSDPVMVGVIQQFPQEMGKTAVDTAAQVIAGEEVPAEQPIVPGIYTGM from the coding sequence ATGAGCTTGAAAAAAGCGCTTTCGGCGCTGCTGACCACTGTTGCGCTTGGCACGGGTTCGGCTGCCTTTGCCGATGGAATTGGCGCCTCGCTTCTGACGCAGCAGCACCCGTTCTATATCGAACTGGCCGATGCGATGAAGGCCGAGGCCGAGGTCAAGGGCGTGCCGCTGGAGATCAGCATTGCGAACCAGGACCTGAACAAGCAGCTGGCCGATGTCGAGGATTTCATCGTCAAAGGCGTTGATGTCATCGTGATTTCGCCGGTCGACAGCCAGGGCGCGCTGGCCGCCATCGCCAAGGCCGAAGCCGCAGGGATCAAGGTGATCACCGTCGATATTCCGATCGCCAATGGCCAGGTGACGTCGCATATCGGCACCGACAACTATACCGGCGGCGTCAAGGCGGCCGAGCTGATGGGCAAGGTTCTTGAGGGCAAGGGCAAGGTCGCCATCATCGACTATCCGACGGTCCAGTCCGTGGTTGCCCGGATCGACGGCTTCAAGAAGGGTCTGGAAGAGTTCCCGGGGATCGAGATCGTCGCCCAGCAGACCGGCATCACCCGCGCCGAGGCGCTGGCCGTGTCGCAGAACATGCTGCAGGCCAATCCCGACATTACCGGCATTTTCGGTTTCGGCGACGATGCGGCACTGGCCGCGGCGGTCGCGGTGAAATCGGCCGGGCTGCAGGATCAGGTGAAGGTCATCGGCTTTGATGGCATGGAAGAGGCCCGCAATGCCGTGGACAGCGATCCGGTCATGGTCGGCGTGATCCAGCAATTCCCGCAGGAAATGGGCAAGACCGCCGTGGACACGGCCGCGCAGGTCATCGCGGGCGAAGAGGTGCCTGCCGAACAGCCGATCGTGCCGGGCATCTATACCGGGATGTAA